A stretch of Besnoitia besnoiti strain Bb-Ger1 chromosome III, whole genome shotgun sequence DNA encodes these proteins:
- a CDS encoding SAG-related sequence (encoded by transcript BESB_050140), protein MVGRHLGDDGVASRAASASRQQGGSLTALSSITSRSQVCLPAQEACFMQSLHRSTHALVKPNAVASCEEKEGETLCSCAQEENAATRKAVISETSNQLHLDCKNEQSYAPDALTSSKVCAADNKDLNDCRDGDGQKCIDLNTLLSDTTKQVSWTKKQKKTANEPRVLNVPKTLFPYVDGKFVVGCLKNSSQTVCTVDVTVAARASATNEQTVACSYGEASNGKHQAVTLKPGLNSFTLVCGEKGGIQPANFKQKYCAPKEKQGDVAAECTGDYKSVLPLYEDNWWSTGETPETFVLTVPEGHFPENPTRLLVGCKYTGRKGQKGADQGEELQTTVCNVDVTIEGTGPPSSSASFSAGVAGALSVLLGACAVVV, encoded by the coding sequence ATGGTAGGGCGTCACTTGGGAGACGACGGCGTTGCCAGCCGTGCAGCCTCGGCTTCACGTCAGCAGGGGGGCAGTCTTACAGCGCTCAGCAGCATCACCAGCAGAAGCCAGGTTTGCTTGCCAGCACAGGAGGCCTGCTTTATGCAGTCTCTGCACCGCTCAACTCACGCGCTCGTAAAACCGAATGCGGTAGCATCATGTgaggaaaaagaaggcgagacaCTTTGCTCGTGTGCGCAGGAGGAGAATGCAGCCACCCGGAAGGCGGTTATCTCCGAGACGTCAAACCAACTACATCTGGACTGCAAAAATGAGCAGAGCTACGCCCCCGACGCTCTCACATCGTCGAAGGTGTGTGCTGCTGACAACAAGGACTTGAACGACTGCAGGGATGGAGACGGCCAAAAATGCATTGATCTGAACACGCTGCTGTCAGACACGACTAAGCAAGTGTCCtggacgaagaagcagaaaaaaacagcCAATGAGCCTAGAGTGTTAAATGTCCCGAAAACGCTCTTTCCTTATGTCGACGGTAAATTTGTCGTCGGATGCCTGAAGAACTCGTCTCAGACAGTGTGTACGGTGGATGTGACTGTGGCGGCGAGGGCATCTGCCACAAACGAACAAACCGTCGCTTGTTCCTACGGTGAAGCAAGCAACGGAAAGCACCAGGCTGTCACCCTGAAACCTGGTCTCAATAGCTTCACGCTTGTGTGCGGGGAGAAGGGCGGAATCCAGCCAGCGAATTTCAAGCAGAAGTACTGCGCTCCGAAGGAAAAGCAGGGCGACGTGGCTGCCGAGTGTACCGGTGACTACAAAAGCGTTCTTCCGCTGTACGAGGACAACTGGTGGTCAACAGGAGAGACCCCGGAGACATTTGTCCTCACTGTTCCCGAAGGCCATTTCCCTGAGAACCCAACGAGACTCTTGGTGGGGTGCAAGTACACTGGCCGCAAAGGTCAGAAGGGAGCTGACCAAGGTGAAGAGCTGCAAACGACTGTTTGTAACGTTGATGTGACGATTGAGGGGACTGGGCCGCCGAGTTCATCCGCATCGTTTTCCGCGGGTGTGGCAGGCGCCCTCTCAGTGCTGCTGGGAGCATGTGCCGTTGTTGTGTAG